A genome region from Portunus trituberculatus isolate SZX2019 chromosome 40, ASM1759143v1, whole genome shotgun sequence includes the following:
- the LOC123516165 gene encoding LOW QUALITY PROTEIN: sal-like protein 1 (The sequence of the model RefSeq protein was modified relative to this genomic sequence to represent the inferred CDS: inserted 1 base in 1 codon): MDVSPSIHDHFKADLFDLVSCTEYDLNGATLVPECWQLDDLVTRNINNNNNNNNNGVGVDVMAPSWSYGTYPEPPSSTPTSMGVLPHDKEKDTSDKMWGGGGGGGGGTTEKVVNSATGNTIIITFPNAEGRAPDXSEGAYNPSPPMVEPNNLELFNSILNEKPYDGLVSHNHRSPASDCVSYVSACSGYSDSGISTSLEDTASPNEGGHDHVDFERLVDSAVDSLVYSPGTTALAPVEDAQAMDGVNATYITPGPMPYSTTVTQSSDVSSILEGALRGTVRRPGGPTQLPPINKISEAKTLTLMSNMTPLPPLTSAFKAEQLNGVGGSTQISSSNGMYVTTGYDYHPTPTEEYTSLDASFTKLSTATTPKPDQSDQKPKKRKYTKRAAGEEPTVKGRLLHFCHICSKGFKDKYSVNVHIRTHTGEKPFNCELCGKCFRQKAHLAKHVQIHSAPKPPGKR, translated from the exons ATGGACGTCAGCCCGTCTATCCACGACCACTTCAAAGCTGACCTGTTCGACCTGGTGTCGTGCACAGAATACGACCTTAACGGCGCCACCCTGGTGCCAGAGTGTTGGCAGCTGGATGATCTGGTGACCcgcaatatcaacaacaacaataacaacaataacaacggagTGGGCGTCGACGTAATGGCGCCCTCTTGGTCTTATGGCACATATCCAGAGCCGCCCTCCTCCACGCCCACGTCAATGGGCGTGTTGCCACACGACAAGGAGAAGGACACCAGCGACAAGATGTgggggggcggcggcggcggcggcggcggtaccACCGAGAAGGTGGTGAACAGCGCCACCGggaacaccatcatcatcaccttccccAACGCGGAGGGCCGCGCCCCTG GCTCTGAGGGCGCCTACAACCCCTCGCCGCCTATGGTGGAGCCAAACAACCTGGAACTTTTCAACTCCATCCTTAACGAGAAGCCTTACGACGGCCTGGTGTCTCACAACCACCGCTCCCCAGCATCAGACTGCGTCTCCTACGTCAGCGCCTGCTCAGGGTACAGTGACTCAGGGATATCCACGTCACTGGAGGACACGGCTTCTCCCAACGAGGGTGGCCACGACCACGTCGACTTTGAGCGACTGGTAGACTCTGCTGTCGACTCCCTCGTGTATTCCCCCGGGACCACCGCCCTGGCCCCTGTGGAGGACGCTCAGGCCATGGACGGCGTCAACGCTACATACATTACCCCGGGACCAATGCCTTACTCCACCACCGTCACGCAGAGCAGTGACGTGTCTTCCATCCTCGAGGGAGCGCTGCGCGGCACTGTGCGTCGGCCGGGTGGTCCTACGCAGCTGCCGCCAATCAACAAGATATCCGAGGCTAAGACACTCACGCTCATGTCCAACATGACGCCCCTACCGCCCCTCACCTCAGCCTTCAAGGCGGAGCAGCTGAATGGCGTGGGAGGCTCCACTCAGATCAGCAGCAGTAATGGCATGTACGTGACGACGGGCTACGACTATCATCCGACGCCCACCGAGGAGTACACCAGCCTGGACGCCTCCTTCACAAAGCTGTCCACTGCCACCACGCCCAAGCCAGACCAGTCAGACCAGAAGCCCAAGAAGCGCAAGTACACCAAACGTGCGGCGGGCGAGGAACCCACAGTGAAAGGTCGCCTGCTGCATTTTTGTCACATCTGCAGCAAAGGATTCAAAGACAAGTACAGCGTCAATGTTCACATCCGCACCCACACGGGGGAAAAGCCTTTCAACTGCGAGCTGTGCGGCAAGTGTTTCCGGCAGAAGGCACACCTGGCCAAACACGTCCAGATCCACAGTGCACCAAAGCCGCCCGGGAAGAGGTGA